From Streptomyces sp. TLI_105, the proteins below share one genomic window:
- a CDS encoding transposase: MRPPRARAWGRIGHTPVVRVRVRGSGRISMAGMSCFKQGRRSRLFYGFRVYRGRRSEPKGLAWRDYRDLITRARIQLGGPIVLVWDNLRAHLMSQMRAFIEANADWLTVFRLPSYAPGLHPQEGIWALVKTNSGLGDCGRGWFTGGSSPAGLLGNTHRPATPARRPAPTSLHQVRYNPENAWNFSSCVALDLGL; this comes from the coding sequence ATGAGACCGCCGCGTGCCAGGGCCTGGGGACGGATCGGCCACACGCCCGTCGTCCGTGTCCGTGTCCGGGGATCCGGTCGTATTTCGATGGCCGGGATGAGCTGCTTCAAGCAGGGCAGGAGGTCACGGCTGTTCTACGGCTTCCGCGTCTACCGGGGTCGCAGAAGTGAGCCGAAGGGTCTCGCCTGGCGCGACTACCGCGACCTGATCACGAGGGCGCGCATCCAGCTCGGCGGCCCGATCGTCCTGGTCTGGGACAACCTGCGCGCTCACCTGATGTCGCAGATGAGAGCGTTCATCGAGGCGAACGCCGACTGGCTGACCGTCTTCCGGCTTCCTTCGTACGCGCCGGGCCTCCACCCGCAGGAAGGCATCTGGGCCCTGGTCAAGACGAACTCGGGTCTCGGCGACTGCGGCAGGGGCTGGTTCACGGGAGGATCCTCTCCCGCCGGACTGCTCGGCAACACCCACAGGCCCGCGACTCCTGCCAGGCGGCCGGCCCCGACATCACTCCATCAAGTTCGGTACAACCCCGAGAACGCCTGGAACTTCTCCTCGTGTGTGGCCCTCGACCTGGGCCTGTGA
- a CDS encoding PIN domain-containing protein, with protein MIHVLLDHTCVQALAEGAEFLNGLYVEAGSGRAELVVPALSAAAAEREKQGTGRHVLQRRFITVEDFTHDPALMGAAWAHMDWRILHPAASVILAERAGINATLLSLNPHEYIGTGVNTLNPQERRRAFSAGPMLPRRP; from the coding sequence GTGATCCATGTACTGCTCGATCACACCTGTGTGCAGGCGCTGGCCGAGGGGGCCGAGTTCCTCAACGGCCTGTACGTCGAGGCCGGCTCCGGGCGTGCCGAACTGGTGGTGCCCGCGCTGTCGGCCGCGGCCGCGGAACGAGAGAAACAGGGGACCGGCCGGCATGTCCTGCAGCGCCGATTCATCACCGTGGAGGACTTCACTCACGATCCTGCCCTGATGGGCGCCGCCTGGGCGCACATGGACTGGCGGATCCTGCACCCGGCTGCATCAGTGATCCTGGCCGAACGCGCCGGCATCAACGCCACGCTCCTCTCGCTCAACCCGCACGAGTACATCGGCACCGGGGTCAACACCCTCAACCCCCAAGAACGACGTCGGGCCTTTTCGGCAGGACCGATGCTCCCGAGGCGCCCCTAG
- a CDS encoding PQQ-dependent sugar dehydrogenase encodes MRNRRIVTLLGTAALAGAIGLLPLAPVQATTGPDAAPPAPSAASAFQKVTLNDRPGEPMALAVLPDLRVLHTARTGEIRVHDPKSGVNFLAADMKKSPAGLYQHDEEGVQGIAVDPDFARNRWVYLYYSPRLTTPMDDPATPGVNEGDAPQTGTPADFTPYKGYTRLSRFKLTGNKLDYGSEQKIIDIPADRGICCHVGGKIDFDHRGNLFLSTGDDSNPFSSDGYAPIDDRPDRNPVYDARRTSGNTDDLRGKVLRIKVKRHGGYVIPDGNLFAPGTPKTRPEIYAMGLRNPFRFGVDKRTGEVYVGDYSPDARTARPDRGPAGQGRWMVIDRPANYGWPFCVTRDQPYQDYDFATQKSTGAFDCSAPVNDSRHNTGLTELPPVTDAEIVYGYEASAEFPQLGTGGIGPMGGPAYRYDKHNTAENRWPASFDGKPLFYEWTRDQMKTLTLGKRNEVLAIEDAVPTIRTDGPIDAEFGPDGALYVLEYGTGYFAELPEAQLSRIDYIRGNHTPEPKAAADVVNGVNPLTVRFSAAGTKDADGDALRYAWDFDADGTVDSTQADPTHTFTANGVFEATLKVTDSTGRSASTAVQVVVGNKAPVVSLTTDPAPHGGTAFHWGDTVTWKVDITDDQPVDCSKVTVSFILGHDSHGHPLSSSTGCSGSFRTFVDGGHAGTDNLKAVFNASYKDTPPAGLPSLSGSAEVALTPAD; translated from the coding sequence CCTGCACACCGCGCGCACCGGCGAGATCCGCGTCCACGACCCGAAGAGCGGCGTGAACTTCCTCGCCGCCGACATGAAGAAGAGCCCCGCCGGGCTCTACCAGCACGACGAGGAGGGCGTCCAGGGCATCGCCGTCGACCCCGACTTCGCCAGGAACCGCTGGGTCTACCTCTACTACTCGCCCCGCCTCACCACTCCCATGGACGACCCGGCCACCCCGGGCGTCAACGAGGGCGACGCCCCGCAGACCGGCACGCCCGCCGACTTCACCCCGTACAAGGGCTACACCCGGCTCTCCCGGTTCAAGCTCACGGGGAACAAGCTGGACTACGGCTCCGAGCAGAAGATCATCGACATCCCCGCCGACCGCGGCATCTGCTGCCACGTCGGCGGCAAGATCGACTTCGACCACCGGGGCAACCTGTTCCTGTCGACCGGTGACGACTCCAACCCCTTCTCCTCCGACGGCTACGCCCCGATCGACGACCGCCCCGACCGCAACCCCGTCTACGACGCCCGCCGCACCTCGGGCAACACCGACGACCTGCGCGGCAAGGTGCTCCGCATCAAGGTCAAGCGCCACGGCGGCTACGTGATCCCCGACGGCAACCTCTTCGCGCCCGGCACACCGAAGACCCGCCCCGAGATCTACGCCATGGGTCTGCGCAACCCCTTCCGCTTCGGGGTGGACAAGCGGACCGGTGAGGTCTACGTCGGCGACTACTCGCCCGACGCCCGCACCGCCCGCCCGGACCGGGGCCCCGCCGGGCAAGGCCGCTGGATGGTCATCGACCGCCCCGCCAACTACGGCTGGCCGTTCTGCGTGACCCGCGACCAGCCGTACCAGGACTACGACTTCGCCACCCAGAAGTCCACCGGCGCCTTCGACTGCTCCGCTCCGGTCAACGACTCGCGCCACAACACCGGCCTGACCGAGCTGCCGCCGGTCACGGACGCCGAGATCGTCTACGGCTACGAAGCCTCCGCGGAGTTCCCGCAGCTCGGCACGGGCGGCATCGGCCCCATGGGCGGCCCGGCCTACCGGTACGACAAGCACAACACCGCCGAGAACCGCTGGCCCGCCTCCTTCGACGGCAAGCCGCTCTTCTACGAGTGGACCCGCGACCAGATGAAGACCCTCACCCTCGGCAAGCGCAACGAGGTGCTCGCGATCGAGGACGCCGTTCCCACGATCCGGACGGACGGACCGATCGACGCCGAGTTCGGCCCCGACGGCGCGCTCTACGTCCTGGAGTACGGCACCGGCTACTTCGCGGAACTGCCCGAGGCCCAGCTCTCCCGCATCGACTACATCCGAGGCAACCACACGCCGGAACCCAAGGCCGCCGCGGACGTGGTCAACGGCGTCAATCCGCTGACGGTACGCTTCTCCGCCGCCGGCACGAAGGACGCCGACGGGGACGCGCTCCGCTACGCGTGGGACTTCGACGCCGACGGCACCGTGGACTCCACCCAGGCCGACCCCACACACACGTTCACGGCGAACGGCGTCTTCGAAGCCACCCTGAAGGTCACCGACAGCACCGGGCGCTCGGCCTCCACCGCCGTCCAGGTCGTCGTCGGCAACAAGGCGCCGGTCGTCTCCCTCACCACCGATCCCGCTCCGCACGGGGGCACCGCGTTCCACTGGGGCGACACGGTCACCTGGAAGGTCGACATCACCGACGACCAGCCGGTCGACTGCTCGAAGGTCACCGTCTCGTTCATCCTCGGCCACGACTCACACGGGCACCCGCTGTCGTCGAGCACCGGCTGCTCGGGCTCGTTCCGGACGTTCGTGGACGGCGGCCACGCCGGCACGGACAACCTGAAGGCCGTCTTCAACGCCTCGTACAAGGACACACCCCCGGCGGGACTGCCGTCCCTTTCGGGTAGCGCGGAGGTGGCTCTGACACCGGCCGACTGA